The Gossypium hirsutum isolate 1008001.06 chromosome D07, Gossypium_hirsutum_v2.1, whole genome shotgun sequence genome includes the window aaaagaactcTAAGAaggatagccattgaatatgtcttagacgGAGAAGTACTATACAAAAggaggaaggatcaagtactgttaagatgtgtggatgccgtaaaagccaagaaaattttggaggaagtccatgagggtatttgcgGGACGCACGCCAATGGTTTCACCATGGCCAGACatatcatgagatttgggtactattggtctactatggaaggagattgcattacttatgccaagaaatgtcataaatgtcagatttatggagacagGATGCACGCACCCCCTTCACcacttcacgtcatgacctctccgtagccgttttccatgtggggtattgATGTTATtaggccaatatcaccaaaggcttctaatgggcatcgtttcatcttcgtggtcattgattactttaccaaatgggtagaagctgcttcatacgcaaatgtcacgaagtcagtaGTCAGCAAGTTCTTAaaaaaggagatcatttgtcgatatggaatgcctgagagaatcatatctgacaatacgttgaatttgaacaacagcacaataGCGGAGGTTGCAGTCAATTTAAAATCAAACATCATAACTCGTCACCGTATCAtgcaaaaatgaatggtgcagtggaggcggccaataagaacattaaaagaattgtggagaaaatgactgaaacttataaggattggcatgagaagttatcatttgctctccttgcctatcgaacatctgttagaacttctaccggggcaacacctttttctCTAGTTTATGGAAtagaggcagtattacccattgaagttgagatcccttctctacgggtgttactTGAACTCCAGTTGGACGAAGCCGAATGGGTCCaatctcgatatgaccagtttaacctaatagaggaaaagaggttaagagctattcaccatgggcaaatgtaccagaaacgaatgatgcgagcctataataaaaatgTTCGCCCCAGAGAATTTCGCGAAGGAGACTTGGTGCTAAAAaaattcttcctatgcaaaaggactttagaggaaagtggatgccaaattgggagggcccttatgttgtaaagaaggccttttccggtggagctttgatcctaagtgagatggatggtaaaagttTGCCAAACCCAGTAAACGCAGattccgtcaagaaatacttcacttgaaagaaaaggggatcaaagtgaaaacccgcaaagggcgctttgccttctaaaaaaaagggagatttggaaaggccaaggtgaaaacccgcaaagggcgccttgagaccaaaagggatCTGAGTCAAAAACTCGAAAAGGGTGGCTCAAATTATTGATcggaatggggcatgaggtgatttAAGCTGCTCAAATTTTgattggggcatatgatgatcttgctgtACATGAACCAACAAGGAAGGGTATGCGACATCTTGGAGCATTAACAGAGTACtgcagatctcctaaacacatatcaaactcagaatggtcttcagaaagtttgtacagaggaATTCAAGCTGCGATAAtaggggcacctagttcttatttTATTGAGTGTGATCCTTGAaaataactttttctttttgttaagatacacattctcaatcaacttttttttgttattcttctTTCGCTATCTTCgatattttatttaagttatgatCAAAACCAACTTTAtttttatccattgttatgatctttttgcaaacatgttgcattggaataatgattaatagactaataaaactttcacaaaagaagttttgcatattactctgaaaagttttaataatacagtaacctgaaacaggactattgtttaaaacGAACCAGGTTTAAAGGTCAGAAATCTAAAAAGGAAAAGTATGAATTAAAACAATCCCTTTTGGATTTTATTCAGAAAGCATAAATTGAACAAGATGTCAGCAATAATCGTGAGTTGGTAAGAAGAGATTTCTGGAGGAAATTTCTTCGCTCACCAATATTTGATGTGGCACTTTGAGAATGGCATAAAAACCAAAGAATTACACGTTTGGTATCCTTCAAATTGCGATGGGAAAGTGTTGAAAAACCAGGCCTCCTCATTTTTGAGTCACATCTTGAGAATGAAGATACAATTTTTGCATACCAATGGGCTAAACTTGgaagtttacagtgggggcaatttAATTAAGTGTTTCATTGAAAGCACCAGCCAGGAAGGAATGCGTTAAAGCACGGTTGTCACAAAAGCCATAATAAATTGAGTAATACAGCAGCATCTTgtattcatgcaaacatcattcagATGTCTAGttatgagcatttgattcattttgatcataccATCCTAACCCTTAGGCATAATAAAGTTTATCAAAAGGttatgttccctagagaacaaaaTCAGTGAGTAAGcaggtcttatccccctgaagttgcggtgggacagatcgaagatggcgaatctcaTCTCTCTaaggttgcagtggagtagattgaagctgataatcctatctccctgaagttgtagtggagcagattaaagtaatagatctcatctctctgaagttgcagtagagtagatcacatcagaaTTATCTTTAAAGTGCAACAAAAcaagttgaagctacaagtcttatctccctggagttgcagtggagcagaccaagtatagcaaattttgttctttgaaaaactacaagttacaaatcctatctccccgacgttgcggtggagtggatcgaagcactaATTCCAATACCTCTGAAGAAACAGTAAggtggaatgaggctacttgaagaataGGAGCACCAAAGTCCAAACACGatgggcaaaattggtcctcttTAGTCTTTTCCCTATTCTCGTTacatgacaatgagcaaagaggggcagctgtaataacccaatttgcccggcccgttTCATTAaaccaatttaaataaaataatagtccAAAACCATAGTGTCCAGATTACAAACCAGgctaaattaagcctaaaaccgtTTACAAAATCCAAATCTAAACCCATTAAGCCTAGCCCAGCAAACCAACTTAACCCAAATCCTAACTCGATTACAGAAACCCTAGCAGCCTGCAGCAAGCCTCCAGCGTCAAAAGTGCAACAAAACAAGTtaaagctacaagtcttatctccctggagttgcagtggagcagaccaagtatagcaaattttgttctttgaaaaactacaagttacaaatcctatctccccgacgttgcggtggagtggatcgaagcactaATTCCAATACCTCTGAAGAAACAGTAAggtggaatgaggctacttgaagaataGGAGCACCAAAGTCCAAACACGatgggcaaaattggtcctcttTAGTCTTTGCCCTATTCTCGTTacatgacaatgagcaaagaggggcagctgtaataacccaatttgcccggcccgttTCATTAaaccaatttaaataaaataatagtccAAAACCATAGTGTCCAGATTACAAACCAGgctaaattaagcctaaaaccgtTTACAAAATCCAAACCTAAACCCATTAAGCCTAGCCCAGCAAACCAACTTAACCCAAATCCTAACTCGATTACAGAAACCCTAGCAGCCTGCAGCAAGCCTCCAGCGTCGCAGCGACAAGGACCCTTCCCCGTGCGTGCCGAGCTTCTGCACGCGTACGCCTCCAGCTGGCCTCCGTACACCTGCAACAAACGCAACAAACGCAACAAAGGCAGCAACAACAGCAGAGTATAAGAGGATAGcagagaaaaataacaaaaataggaGAAAAGAATTTTCTATAAATTTCTACTTTATTTCCGGCTATATAAAGCCGTTTTGGGAATTTGTAaaggcatctttctttttttattacatGGACAAAAAAAAGCACACAAAGAGACTGAATACAAAATACTTTCTCTAAAATCGTTTGAAAGGTAGATtccgatttcttttgttttttggacttcgtttttcctttctttttttttcttttgttttctttcaatatACAATGAAAATGAGTTAAAATGGTGAGAGTATATACCTCGGTGATCCCGTCATCATTCTCGTCGGTTTCGTAGATACCGGAGAGGCTAAGGATGGTCTTAGCCTGAGAACGGCGCAAGAGGAGAGGGGGtagataaagttttttttttatttttgtttaggtGGTCGAATAATCTTGTTTAGGGTTTCAAGGTTGTTTCTTGCAGGGTATTTAAACAGCGTCGTTCGGGGTCTGATTCAGTGGCtctaaaacggtgccgttttaggcAGTGACCTGATGACCCGACCCAGACGTGGCTTGATCCGCGTGTTCTGGCGTAGGGAGGGATATTTGCGCGACCAGTCCATCCCTTTTCTGGTGTTTTCGATTTGGTTATCTTCCTTCTTTCTGATTTAGCCCAGTATTTCGCTTTTGTACCATTTCGGTCCAGCTTGCAACGCCGCGTTTTGGGGAAGCGAGATATTTCCCAATCGCCCCCCATGTAATTCGTGTGTTGTAGTATGAACCtccattttagtttaattttatttcctcCCTGTGGATTCGATTTTGTTTGTAACTTAATCCTCcttatcatttaatttatttattttttttacttaagaaacttattgttatttttattatcatatttattcttattattgaattattatattttatatatttgtttttatatacatAAAGTTAATTTCTATAATAGTTCTGTATATttacatatatgcatatgtaatataatttttcttttcttagtaTACGTATGTataatcatatattattattattattattattattattattattattattactttttaaatgatattttcttatgAGTGAAAACCTTATCTCTTTTAAGTttgttatcttattttatttatttagcttttatatatatttttactaggTATATACTATTAATTCTACtaagttttatttatataaattaaaatgtacATATTAATCTCAAGTTGTTCACTTTTATTTTAccacatcttttattttctttgtgtttttaaaacctttcattaaaatttattcaaatcttttatttaatttttttattccctTCCAAATTTGTATCAAATATTtgtactatttattattattgttgatgATTGGTTGTTTTAAATTGATTATGAATTTGTTGGTTGCCTAAATTTTAATATGGATGTTTGTCTAATATGATTAAGGTCGATGTTTGTATTTGcctattatttgtttaattgtttCTAGTTTAAGTTTAAATTGTTATTTATCCTCTACATTATGTGTATCGTCATTTAATCATGTTCCTTTGTAAGAGTCGAGTTTTATTAAAGCTTCATAATTGTTTTATTTCATAATCTTTAAAAAGGGCTTGGCATTCATAGATtctcgagaaaatcgtgccctaacttactggacttcgtttcttctcgatgaatttaggTAACCAAGTGCCCATTTTATTAAAACCCTGCAATTATTAAATGACGTTcttaatatttcaaaatgtttgatcctaacttactgaatacgacattttgttatctcgtttttaaaataaaggcgatatttgatgtttaagaatttcgagaaattgaaccctaacttactgggttcagATTTCATGAttgatttaaataaacaaatatccTTCTTAAAACACATGATTTTCTTAAGAAAGGGGACAAATTTAATTTCAAAGATCGAattgttgcaccctaactcactgagtgtggcgATTTATTTCTGCGAAATAAGAGCacattatcatattcaaattttctttttaaaaggtcgtattttaatttttttttaaatttcgacattgagacattaaacaatcaattcggtaccaattttgggcgtcacgagggtggtAACCCtacctcgtgcgtaaccgactcccgtacctgttttctcaaaatttgcagacctaaaattactttcaaggtgatccgatcacacctcaataaaagatcggtggcgactctaattatcattttttttaagtcgacaactaaactatatttttattttcaaagaaATGATTTccacaattaaaatattaaaatttaataatattaatgacattttattacaaattaaaatttaatgatgaaaatataattcaaatcatacataactttatattttatatagtttGCCCAGTTTTATTACACTTGGAAATTATTCACACCACAAACTTTTTATACCAAGAATATCCCTGCTTATATTATATTCTTTGATatttgaaaagaagaaaacaGCCATTtcctttattttgtcttttttctGCTTTCTATCATTTTCCCGACACTTTTAAAACTCTCTCGTTTTTTAACCCGTCTTTGAAATTCAAAGCCGAAGGCCATCAACGAAAGTAGCACCCTTCAAACTTTACCTTCTCTCACCTCTAAGTCAACCAAATAAGGGGTaagatccgtctttctttttctaaaaaaaaaaaaattgtggttGTTTTTTCGGCTCTTCCTTTTTTTTATGTGATTTTAGATTTGTAGTTCGATTTCGTCCAATTCATGTCGAAATTGGGggtttagttttattgggtttccAATTTTTACGTTGTTTTAGATTTGACTTCTCTTTTTTCTTGAAAGGAAGGGGGGATTAAGGCCAAATTTTTTATAGTATAGGACTCACTGTCGATTCTTGCCACTgtatttcaatttattgaatgttCCCTTGCATTAAATTTACCAATTAGGTAACGATTGGGAACTTGTATTTCTAATTCtggatttgtttttcaaaagatAATGCAAATTGAGTGATAACACATATAACAATGTAGCAttcatgatattttttaaattcgtATATTTGTTGAATGCCAATTTAGCAGTGAAATTGGATTTGAAATTCATCAGGAATTCATGAATTGAAcaaatttttgcattttttactttccaaatatattatatattgaaaCTCAACCAGTTTATTCATGCATTTCACTCTTATAATTTGTATagcaaataaaattcaaaatttctaaTTCACGTTTCCAAATGCATTAACAAAATATTCCATTAAATATTCTAATTtgataattttcatttaaaaatcaacgAATTTGAAATTGTAGTTGCTAATTAATTAGAATTGAAACATGGTGACAAAGTTGACTTTAGCCTGAAGTCCCTATGCCCAGATCCTTAATGCTTAACGGTTCTAAATTTACTAGTTCCCAGCAACTGTTTTTTGCCCCCAGAATTTCTACTTGATGCGTGGGTTGGGTTTGATGTATGGATTTGGAAAATGGGATAATGTTATTTTGTATATTCATTTTTCATGTCTAAATCTTCAATAGCGGAATAATGAGATGAGGTCAAAACTTCGTTGGGCAGTGACAGAATTGATGTCCACGCTGAGATCAGTCGGGATGTGTTTTGTTTTATCAATGAAGAACATTTCTTGAAAAAATGTGTAGTTATTATTGGTTTACGATTTTATTTGGCCAGTTGAGCTTGGACTTGCATTGAAATATTTATCCTGCTTGCATTCTTATGTGTTTCAATCTGATTGCATGTACATCTGTCAAGTGATAGTTTGCTTTGTTAGTGCAATAATTTCTACGTTCTCAGTGTATAAATCCTGCTTATCTTTGCCTTCTGGACTTCGCAGTTTGGCATCTGTGACGCTAAGATTTAACAATCTGTTTGAATACACTCACCATGAAGTTCCTAGAATACACTCCATTTGACCGGTAATTTTCAATCATTGAAAAGATCGAGTTGTAGATTAATGAGAATCACCGTTTTCTTCCTTCTAACTTGAATTATGACATAAGTCTCAtctaaattttctagaataaatgATTTCTTGAGAGAACTAAACCTTGGTGAACGTACCATCAAAGGGAGCCTTGAAGCATACTCTTGTAAGTTCATGTGCATAACTTGTCTAGTTGTCCTGAAGAATTTAGAAAAATTTGATTCTAACTCAGTTTCTTTCTTGTTTCTAGGCAAACACACAGGAACTGATAAAAGACTTTCTCTCAGTTTGGAAAATGAGGTAAAGTGGAGAACGATCAACATGTGATATGTTGGTTCCTTTTTGCTTTAGAAGATTATTATTCAAGGGATGAGGGTTTTCTGATGCTTGTTTAATACCAGATCCTTGACTCTCTTGGAAAATCTTCAGATACTGACTTCTCACCAGTTGAATTCCTGTTGAGCAGATCAAGGTTGTAAATATTACATTCAGTTTTAGTGAGTTTAGTTTGTCTTTCATTTTAATTGAACCAGCTTTCTATCACATGCATTTCAGCCGGAAGACGTTGATCTACTTGGTGCTTACCCTCTATCACATGTATCCAGATTATGACTTAAGGTATCTCTGTAGCTTATGTTGCCACAGCACATTGTCTTTTTTAAGAGAGCATAAGAGGAGGGTTATGGGTAATGCCACTGTCAGCTTATTGGGCGACTTGGCAACCCGTTATATAATTCTCCTGTTCTCTGCATTGGGAGTGTTGTCAAAAGGCTTTGACAGACAGTTCAGTCCACTGTTGCTCTTGGAGGAGCTGAGAGTTCAATTCTCTCCATTTCCCAAATCTAATCCTGTTGGTTTTATTGGTTTGTTGGTATCCAATTCAAGTCATTCTCATGCCATTGAGTGCGTATACTGATTTTCATGCGTGTTTCGTATGGTTCCCTTATATTATGATATGGAATGTGCATCTGTGGTTTCAGTGCAGTTAAAGCACACCAGTTCTTCACTGAGGAAATCTGGGATACTTTTAAGCAGATTTTTGAAACCTACATGCTTGAAGCGTCAAAGGTATTACCATAATTATCTTCATTTATTCACTTCGACATTAGATTTCCTCAAATAATTTGCCTCAGAGTTACTATTGTTGCAGTCCTCACTTATCACCTGTCCTTGTGGGTACTTATGTTGGTCAGCAATTTATCTAAGTGTATTCATTGGTTGCTTCCTGAGTTAGAATCATATGAAACTTTGAGCCTGTGGGTTTGTGTGTATGTCATTCAGCATTCATTTGATCATGGTATGTGTTACCCTCAAATAAGTCGGTTTGCCTTGTTCTTAAGTTTCCAGCTTTATATCATTGACAGGAATGGATTGAGACATATGGGGGCAGTTCACTCTTGGAAACTGTGTATAAGGCTCTAGATGAGGTGAGCATAACTTCAAAAGACTACATGCAAGTTTCAGCTAGTGACGGTTTTAAAATGCCTAAGATATGCAGGTTGTGAATCTCTCGGAGTGTGAAATTTACAGTTATAATCCGGACTCTGATGCAGATCCCTTTCTGGAGAAAGGGGCAATGTAAGTCCTTTTTCGtcttttcttcattattttacttAAGTGGTTTGTCACTCTGCTGTAATTAACAGTTGGGGACTTATTTTTCAGATGGTCCTTCAGTTTCTTCTTTTACAATAGAAAGTTGAAGCGTGTTGTGAGTTTCAGCTTTTGCTGCTTAAGGTGGGTATATTTTCCATGATATTTATGATTCTTTACAAGCTTTCTATGATCATCTTTAGACCTCATGACCATATATTATTTCTGGCAGTAATTTGGTGGGTGATGGATTCCTTGTTGACAACTTATGTTCTGAGGAAGATGGTGAAATATTTGATAACATGGACATGTAACCATTAACATGTACATCCTGCTTGTACGTGTACTGTAGAAACCCTTAGATATGGTGTGTAGTTGTGTAATTGCAATGTTGCTCACATTGCGCTAGCTGAGTAGATTAGCTCTTCTATGTCGCTGTGTACATGTAGTAGGTAGTTATGCCATATGAAAATGGAAAATTGATATTGATGTCTGTAAGAATGTGTGGAGTTTGAATTTAGGTTGATGAAGATGTTGAAGACATTATAACTTACCTGACTAGCTAGCTTTGCGCCTTTGCTGATAGTCTTATGTGCTGATATATGTTACAAACGGCAGCTGATTCTTGTAGAATTGTTGGAAATGTAGTGTGCTATTGTATTTGTGTCAAAAGAAAAATGACAGACCAAAATTATTGTAAGGATAAACTACTAAAAAAAGCACTTAAACTAGTTTACTTTTTTactgtaatatttttttatattcttttatagAGAAATTTCATTAATGAGATCATAcaatttgtaaagaaaaataacaaatgtCTGTTGTATGCGTTGAAAGACAAATTCTATTAATACAATAAAAGCTTCAACTTTAGCATCAGTAGAATATTATGGCACGTTAACAATTGTTTCTGTCACAATTTAAACACAACATATCAAAAGTGTTTACAACTACTTGATACAATAAGAAAATCAGTCCCGgatagtataaaatattaaacataaatcGATAAAAGAATAAAACATCCGTCAAACTAAAGAGAGCGGTAACAAAATCAACTCTAAAATTACTtgcaaaagtaaaattatatacataaactCTAAAATGTGTAttacaaaagtaaataaaaacttttaaaagtaagaCTTATTAAGCgaatttgaacttaaaaattgCTTAAGCAAAGAGTGCTCAAACTAATTTTTTGAACCTGATCTTAATTACCGTCAATTTTAAGAGAGAAAACCTTGTCTTTAACGTGAGAAAAAACACTCATATATCTTGGctgaaaaaaaaatgcaaatttgaacttaaaaattgTATTTGTAGTTTTAATTTAAGTATTGCTTCGTTGGGTTCCCTAAATTATCTCCTAGTaccttgataaaaaaaatttaatcagcGCCCAATGAAGATATTTGTgtaattaatgtattattttataatttggtaaaacgtaaaaataatatttcaaaattttcagaaaatttttcagTTGTCTGTAAACATTCttgaaattcaaaaggaaaaCCAATTACCATCTAACTTCTcagaaaatcataaaatatttaagaaatttCTCATTTTTGGGAAAACTAACAATCACCAAATAGAACATAAGaaagtttgaaactaattaaaaatGAATACCTGGAAATTACTTTCGGCTTTATTTAGATATTTGTTTATCTAAagagtaattaaa containing:
- the LOC107954907 gene encoding repressor of RNA polymerase III transcription MAF1 homolog: MKFLEYTPFDRINDFLRELNLGERTIKGSLEAYSCKHTGTDKRLSLSLENEILDSLGKSSDTDFSPVEFLLSRSSRKTLIYLVLTLYHMYPDYDLSAVKAHQFFTEEIWDTFKQIFETYMLEASKEWIETYGGSSLLETVYKALDEVVNLSECEIYSYNPDSDADPFLEKGAIWSFSFFFYNRKLKRVVSFSFCCLSNLVGDGFLVDNLCSEEDGEIFDNMDM